The sequence below is a genomic window from Desulfobulbus oligotrophicus.
ACTTGACCGTTTTTCGTCATGGTGTGTTGCCATTTTTTGTTTTCTGAGGCGCTTCAAGCCGCTCTGATGAGGATTTCCCCTCCTACCCGGAGGCAACTACCCCCAGATTACGCATTCGGACCATGTTGTAGGCTGCCGCTGAGAGCGTGAAGAGCCAGTCAATCTTTTCCTCACCCTTGTACCTGGCTTTGCGCAACCAGGCGACGGTCTTCATCCAGCCAAATATCTCTTCCACCCGTTTGCGTTTCTTCCGACTCACGGCATAACCTGCATGACGGGTGGTCCGGCCATCGATGGCGGAGCCTTTGACTTTCTGTGCTACATGTGGAGTAACGGTCAGGCTGCGCAGGTCATCGACGAACTCCTTGCAGTCATACCCTTTGTCCGCGCCGATGGTGACTCGATGTGTGCCCGGAATATCCGAAGCCATGGAAAGGGCGGCCTCGCGCTCCGCCGTCCCGGTTGCCTGGGTCAGGCGGGTATCGACGACCAAACCGTTCCGATTTTCCATCAGCACATGCCCCATGAAGCAGAGCCTGGCCTCCTTGCCTTTTCCTTTTCTGAACAGCCGGGATTCTGGATCGGTGACCGATGCGTGCGTGTCATTGCGACGCTTTTTCCCGTGGAAATCCACTGCCGGATTGCGGTTGCCGCCGGTAGAGACCGGAGGCTCCTCATCTTTGGGCCGAAAGCTCTTCAGCGATGCCCACGTTTCGATCAGTGTGCCGTCAACGGTGAAATGGTCGTCAGACAAGAGTCCGGCTGCCTCGGCTTGGGAACAGATGGATCGCAAGAACATCACCGCAAGATCACTGTGCAGAATGCGCTCCCTGTTTTTGGAATAGACGGAGTGATCCCAAATTGCTTCATCCATGGACAGGCCGACAAACCAGCGAAAAAGAAGATTGTAATCAAGCTGTTCCACCAACATCCGCTCGCTCCGGATCGAATAAAGGATTTGCAGCAGCAGGGAGCGAAGCAGTTGCTCGGGCGGAATCGATGGTCGTCCTGTTCGTGAGTAGAGTTCCCGAAACACGGGAGAGAGTTCCTTCAGCGCTTTATCAGCCATGATTCGGATAGGGCGCAGGGGATGCGTTTGGGGAACTCGGGATTCGGGGGAGAGATAGCTGAACAATTTCTGTTGCTGAATATCAGGTCCGCGCATATTTCCACCTGTTTGTCAGTTATTCCAAATGGTTGGATAATACACGGTATTGTTTTACATGTCCCGTTGTTTATGAGTTTTTCAACAGCCTGCTAGATGGTGTTGAGAGGTGAGGGGAAAGTGTTCTGTTATGATACTGTCTGATTTCTTTTACGGACCACCTTGCACATGACCTGCTTCAGGTTGCGCATCCCCGCCCCGGTGCGTACAGCCTCAAGCACAACCTGCCGATTGCAAACCACTCTGCTGCCCAGCGAAAAACGGTCAAGCAGAAAATCGGCCAGAGGCGTGCTGGGACCGGAAATCCATACATCCGCCTCAGGGTGAATATGGGGCAGGTAGTTGTGGATGGTTTTATTGGCAAAGGTGGAGCCGGTAATCAGCACCGCATCGCAAAGAGGTAGCAGATCCACGGCACGCTCCGGCGGGAAAGTGCCGCGCAAGGGGAGGAGTTCAAAGATAATCGGCTCAAAGCCGCGATTGTGCAGCTCTTCCAAAAGCGGTCTAAAATGGCCTATCAGAGCCAACTTTTGCCCTTTTTTAAGACTATCTATCCATTTTTCCTGGCAGGGATCTCCAGAAACAGACAACAGGAGGCTGTTTATGGCCGCCAGAGCCAAAGCGCAGTGCAATGGATCGTCTTGTAAGTAATGGGGAAGCAGAAGACGTAGCGGACAGGATTGCAGCCTTTTTTCCAGAGCCCGGATATTCGTTTGTCTGATCATTTTCCAGGCTGAATCAGTGGTAAAGGCCAGACCAACACCACGTTCAGTAGCCACGGCCACGCATTTCTTACCGATAGCGCATTCCTGAACAGTTTCATCAGCAAGAATCTCCTGAGCAGAGTGCAAAAGTTGAGAATATATCGGGTGCTGTGGATTTCCTAACTGCATGCAAGAGCTCTGGAGTATATCTTGAGAAAATATCCAATGATTTTATTATCAATTATTAAGTAAATACAATTATATATGGCAATCGTTATGTTTAATAGAGACTATAGTTAATAAAATATAACGTGTGGTGCAAGGATATAACGAACAGCACAAAAAAAGAGATAATCATGCCGCAAAAAACAGCACTTTCTGAAAGAGCGGACAGCTGATTCTACTCGCTACCAGGCAGCTATCCGGCTGATGGGTTCTGGTCAATGTACAGCAGCCCCAGGGGTTGAATCTTCAGTTTTTGGGTTGCTTGTCTTACTGTTGAGTGTCTTTACAGATAATGGCGGCAGCAGCGGTGATCATTGGTTTGGGATGGGCGAGAAAAAAGCAGGTGTCTGTCAGGCAATGATTTTGCGGCAGTGTTACTCCTCAGCAGTTTATCACTCTATTGAAGCAGATGTGGTGCCCTGATCGATCAGTAAAGACCAGAGACCCTGGAGAAGAGGGGAGAACATGTTTGCCGCATCTTTGGTTGATTGGCGAGCAGGATGGTATCATTTCTGGGGGACTGGTTGTTGCGGCGTACGATCTTTCTTCTGTCGGAGTTGAGGAGTGGGAACTCCTGGGATTTGGCCCTGAGTCTGATGACGACAAACGTTTTGATTGTAAAGACGGGAAGAATGAGTCAGGTGTCACGCAGCGTGCGGATGACGCGGGCTGGATTTCCTGCCGCGATGACGTCGGAAGGAATATCGCGGGTAACAACACTTCCGGCGCCAATGATTGATCGATCGCCGATGGTCACTCCGGGGCAGATGATCGCACCGCCTCCCACCCACACATCAGAACCAATGGTGATCGGCTTTGCCGATTCGAGACCCTTGCGGCGCTCAACAGCACTGAGCGGATGGGTTGCCGTGTAGATCTGCACTGCAGGGCCCAAGAGCACGTTGCTGCCGATGATCACCGGCGCAACGTCAAGCACCACGCAGTTGAAGTTGAAGAACACCTTGGTGCCCAGGACGATATTCGTGCCGTAGTCGCAGAAAAAGGGCGGCTGAACCCAGGCATCCGTCTTTTTTCCAAAGAGCTCGGCAAGCAGGCGCTGCCTCTCCTTCTTCTGATCCTCGCAGGTAGCATTGAGCTGCAGGCAGAGGTCACGGCAACGGTTGCGCTCCTGGCACAGTTGCGGGTCGAGTGGATCGTAAAGCTCGCCTGCGAGCATCTTCTCTTTTTCATTTTTCATACAGTATGAACCATCTGCCTGATGTCTGCACTAAACCGCACTGCAGAGCAGCGTCGGCTGGAATGAATGGTCAGTCGTCATGCCCGGAAATCTGCCAGACACCGGAATCGTACATGAGCCGCATGGTGTAGTTGAGTTGCAGCGTTTGGTTACCACCACATTTTATTTTCATGGTGTCCCCGGATAGACCGGGGCCTGCAACAAGTATGGACGATTCTCCCCGAAGAGGGTCAAGAAGGCTGTACTGATACTCATTGTTCGTAAACTCGAGCCATGCATCGCCGTTTGCAGATGGGGTATACTTAAACAAGCCGAATGGTGGTTTTTTTTCTGCCGGGTAAGTCAACGTACGTTTACCGTTGCGTGATGCCCGGTACTGCATATAGCCGGATGTACGAGTCATCACACGCGATGAACAAAGTGAAAACACCTGCTGAGGAGATTCGCACGTCCAGAGCGTGATCTCTTCTTCGGCGCAGAGCGGGCTCTGCGGGTACATGTCGCGGTAATCACTCCAGGTCGCCTTCGCAATATTCGAACCCGGCGTGCGTTCCTGTGCAGGTGCGGCCGGAGCAAGCATGCTGATGGCCAGCAGTATTAATGGCCAGATAGTACGTTGTTTCATGGCACTTAACGCCTGAGTTAAGCCTGCTGCAAAGCAGCATTGACTGGGATGAATGGTTAGGGTTAAGCAACACCTCAGTGGCGCCGGATACGATACAAACAATGCAGTCGGAGAGGGTGCCCCTCTGGGATTGCAGGATGTTCGAACGTACCGGACGCTTGCATGCCCAATCGCTCCATGACAGCGCGTGAGCGAAGGTTGCCGACCGCAGTGAAAGAGACGATTTCCGCAAGTTCCAGTGATTGAAAACCAACCTCAACAACCGCTTTTGCCGCCTCAGTGGCAAACCCTTTCCCCCAATGCTCGAACGCCAAACGCCAGAGTATCTCTACACAAGGCGAGAACGGAAGCTCCAAAGATGGTGTGTGAAGACCAGCAAAGCCAATGAACCGGCCATTGGATTGAACCTCTACTGCCCAGGGTCCCCAACCTTTCTCATGAATAAACTCTGCACAACGATCTGCTGTCAAGTCGCTTTCAATGCGTGTCAGGGTTGAAGGGAAGAACTCCATGACCCTCTGGTCGGCGTTGAGAGCAGCAAAAGGCTTGTAGTCCGTGCCCTTCCATTGTCGCAATCGAAGCCGTTTGGTATTGAACTCGATTATGTCAACCATCGGCGACTACCCGCAGAGTGCTGTGCCGGATAATACCTGAGTCAGTGACCACCGGCTTTGCCGGTGGTCACTGACTTCCAAGGAACTTCTGAAGTTATATGCCAGAATTGCGAGGTCAGAAAAAGGAAGGCTACGCCTGAAACCTTTGAAATTATTGTATGGCTGGACTAACCGCACGAGACACCAGGGGCATACTGTGGCACCATCGTCATTTCGCGCGATAGTCGCGCGGAATGACATCAATTTGGCTCATACATTCCCTCCGTCACCAGCAACCGTCATTCTGCGCGAAGGACGCACAGCGACCGTAGTCGCAGAATCCATACAATCCAGACTCAGATCTTTCCAATCCGGATTGTTTTTCTCAATCAAAGCAATTTTCCAGGCTCTACTTCTGGTTTTGATTTTTTTCTTCAATTCAATGACCGTATGGATATCTTCTCCAGATTTGTACCAAATCAGCAGATGAACAGCATATTTTGTGCTGAAGCTTTCAGTGTGCGCCTTGTTTTTATGTGCATACATACAGCGTTTCAGGTTGCTGGTCACCCCGGTGTAAAGCGTTCTATTTTGTTTGCTTGCTAGAGGTGGAGGCGTGTTTATCTTCCATATGCTGTTTCTACATTCAACTGGATTCCGCGACTGTCGCGCGGAATGACATCAATTTGGCTCATACATCACCTCCGTCACCTACAACAGTCATTCTGCGCGAAGGACGCGCAGCGGCCGGAGTCGCAGAATCCAGCATCCTTAATGCGCCAAACATGGACTCCGTAACTGCACGTGGAATGACGAGTGTCCTGATGCTAGCAGGCTGTTGAAAAACAGGAAAACATGAGACAAGGGTTGTTTATTTGCCCTTCGATAGCTCTTTGACAGTGAGCACTTGACCGTTTTTCGTCATGGTGTGTTGCCATTTTTTGTTTTCTGAGGCGCTTCAAGCCGCTCTGATGAGGATTTCCCCTCCTACCCGGAGGCAACTACCCCCAGATTACGCATTCGGACCATGTTGTAGGCTGCCGCTGAGAGCGTGAAGAGCCAGTCAATCTTTTCCTCACCCTTGTACCTGGCTTTGCGCAACCAGGCGACGGTCTTCATCCAGCCAAATATCTCTTCCACCCGTTTGCGTTTCTTCCGACTCACGGCATAACCTGCATGACGGGTGGTCCGGCCATCGATGGCGGAGCCTTTGACTTTCTGTGCTACATGTGGAGTAACGGTCAGGCTGCGCAGGTCATCGACGAACTCCTTGCAGTCATACCCTTTGTCCGCGCCGATGGTGACTCGATGTGTGCCCGGAATATCCGAAGCCATGGAAAGGGCGGCCTCGCGCTCCGCCGTCCCGGTTGCCTGGGTCAGGCGGGTATCGACGACCAAACCGTTCCGATTTTCCATCAGCACATGCCCCATGAAGCAGAGCCTGGCCTCCTTGCCTTTTCCTTTTCTGAACAGCCGGGATTCTGGATCGGTGACCGATGCGTGCGTGTCATTGCGACGCTTTTTCCCGTGGAAATCCACTGCCGGATTGCGGTTGCCGCCGGTAGAGACCGGAGGCTCCTCATCTTTGGGCCGAAAGCTCTTCAGCGATGCCCACGTTTCGATCAGTGTGCCGTCAACGGTGAAATGGTCGTCAGACAAGAGTCCGGCTGCCTCGGCTTGGGAACAGATGGATCGCAAGAACATCACCGCAAGATCACTGTGCAGAATGCGCTCCCTGTTTTTGGAATAGACGGAGTGATCCCAAATTGCTTCATCCATGGACAGGCCGACAAACCAGCGAAAAAGAAGATTGTAATCAAGCTGTTCCACCAACATCCGCTCGCTCCGGATCGAATAAAGGATTTGCAGCAGCAGGGAGCGAAGCAGTTGCTCGGGCGGAATCGATGGTCGTCCTGTTCGTGAGTAGAGTTCCCGAAACACGGGAGAGAGTTCCTTCAGCGCTTTATCAGCCATGATTCGGATAGGGCGCAGGGGATGCGTTTGGGGAACTCGGGATTCGGGGGAGAGATAGCTGAACAATTTCTGTTGCTGAATATCAGGTCCGCGCATATTTCCACCTGTTTGTCAGTTATTCCAAATGGTTGGATAATACACGGTATCTTTTTGTATGTCCCGTTATTTATGAGTTTTTCAACAGCCTGCTAGAGAAGGCCCCTGAGCACCCAGCGGACCATTCCGCTATAATAGGGGTATCAGCAAACCCTTTGCACGAAGGCCTTTTCAGGCGATTGTACACCAAACAGCACAAGCACTACTGCGGAATCGACCTGCACACCAACAAAATGTATCTCTGCATCCTGAATCAGGAGGGAGAGATACTGCTGCACCACAACATTAGGATCGAGTTGTCTATTTCATGCTCAAGAACCGACAGGGATTCAGTCTACAGAAATTCCTGATCGTATGATTGAGGGGACGGGCGAGCCCATGAATGGAATCCAAGTCAGGGCATATCTCATCGGGCAATTGGTCGGACTCAACCGGCCGCAGAGTGATGAGTTCATCGCTCCCGGATACTTTTATCTGTTGACAACCAGGGGCCTTCTAAGTGTTAGGCATGCGCTTTACTTTAACTTGATCCAACCGTAACTCTGAGAGCCAATTTCACGAAGCCATTTGTGTCCACATTTGGAACATTCGTAACGTCACTCGTCTGCTGGGCCGATCGCAGAAGAAACCTTCACAAACTCTGTTTGCACAAGGTGCTCGTGAGGCGGCGTATGGCGACTTGCATCGATCAATTTATTGCACTCATCACATAAATTATCGCTCACTGCTATCTCCTGCATGCCTAACATATATTAGGCAGAAAGTTATACATCTCATTTTACAGATATGATTCTGATGAATTTAACGAGATATACCATTGTCGTTTATACCATTCAATTCGAAGTACAAAGATGTCGTTTTACATGAAGCTGCTCAATGCGGGATCGACTGCGTCGAGGTACCAAAAAAGAAAATAATGGTGGTTATGGTGTTGATCTTTTTTCTTTGGTGGGTGCAATAACCACCATGAATAGCAGGCAGCTTATCAAGCAACTGGAAGCGGATGGCTGGATTTTGGTCCGTGTCAAAAGATCGCATCACCAATTCAAACACCCCGTTAAGCCGGGGTTAGTGACTGTAAAACATCCCAACAGCGACATCCCCGCTGGTACGCTGAACAATATACGCAAACAGGCGGGTTGGAAGTAGGAGATTATTATGAGGTTTCCTGTAGTGTTACATACTGATGACGGAATACATTTCGGGGTGACGGTACCTGATTTGCCCGGGTGTTTTTCCGGTGGAGACACTTTTGATGAGGCCCTGGATTCAGTGCTGGAAGCCATTGATCTTCACCTGGAAGGGGTGGTTGAAGAAGGTGGGGAAATTCCGGTACCACGACCAATTGCCGATCACCAGAGCAATCCTGATTTCGCCAATGGTGTATGGGCGGTTGTTGATGTGAATGTGTCACGTTTTGAAGGGAAGGCGGAAAAAATCAATATCACTTTGCCCCGCCGCTTGTTGGCAAAGATTGATTCGTACGCTCAAGCCCATGGAAAGACACGCTCCGGCTTTTTGGCTGATGCGGCCCGGTCGGCAATGCGTTAACCATGCCCGGCCCGAACAAGAAGATCCTCAAAGCCTGCCTGATGTCGGAAGAGTCTGAGCAGGTTCGTGATATGGCAAACCAAGCCGGTGTTTCGTTGTCATCGACACCTCGGTTAAGAAATATACTCGCTTAACGGAAGGCCCTTTAAGAACGGGAAAGATCAGTGCGCCAACACTGAGGGCTTTTTGGTTCGCCTGGTCTGTTTCTGTAGGGCTAAAACGAAGAAAACCCCCTCAGAACACACGTTCCAAGGGAGTTTTGTATGGTGAGTTATTAGGGAAAACCTAATAATTCTATCGAGTTGGTGACCCCAAGGGGACTCGAACCCCTGCTGCCGGCGTGAGAGGCCGGTGTCCTAGGCCACTA
It includes:
- a CDS encoding IS5 family transposase — protein: MRGPDIQQQKLFSYLSPESRVPQTHPLRPIRIMADKALKELSPVFRELYSRTGRPSIPPEQLLRSLLLQILYSIRSERMLVEQLDYNLLFRWFVGLSMDEAIWDHSVYSKNRERILHSDLAVMFLRSICSQAEAAGLLSDDHFTVDGTLIETWASLKSFRPKDEEPPVSTGGNRNPAVDFHGKKRRNDTHASVTDPESRLFRKGKGKEARLCFMGHVLMENRNGLVVDTRLTQATGTAEREAALSMASDIPGTHRVTIGADKGYDCKEFVDDLRSLTVTPHVAQKVKGSAIDGRTTRHAGYAVSRKKRKRVEEIFGWMKTVAWLRKARYKGEEKIDWLFTLSAAAYNMVRMRNLGVVASG
- a CDS encoding Rossmann-like domain-containing protein, translating into MQLGNPQHPIYSQLLHSAQEILADETVQECAIGKKCVAVATERGVGLAFTTDSAWKMIRQTNIRALEKRLQSCPLRLLLPHYLQDDPLHCALALAAINSLLLSVSGDPCQEKWIDSLKKGQKLALIGHFRPLLEELHNRGFEPIIFELLPLRGTFPPERAVDLLPLCDAVLITGSTFANKTIHNYLPHIHPEADVWISGPSTPLADFLLDRFSLGSRVVCNRQVVLEAVRTGAGMRNLKQVMCKVVRKRNQTVS
- a CDS encoding sugar O-acetyltransferase: MKNEKEKMLAGELYDPLDPQLCQERNRCRDLCLQLNATCEDQKKERQRLLAELFGKKTDAWVQPPFFCDYGTNIVLGTKVFFNFNCVVLDVAPVIIGSNVLLGPAVQIYTATHPLSAVERRKGLESAKPITIGSDVWVGGGAIICPGVTIGDRSIIGAGSVVTRDIPSDVIAAGNPARVIRTLRDT
- a CDS encoding GNAT family N-acetyltransferase, coding for MVDIIEFNTKRLRLRQWKGTDYKPFAALNADQRVMEFFPSTLTRIESDLTADRCAEFIHEKGWGPWAVEVQSNGRFIGFAGLHTPSLELPFSPCVEILWRLAFEHWGKGFATEAAKAVVEVGFQSLELAEIVSFTAVGNLRSRAVMERLGMQASGTFEHPAIPEGHPLRLHCLYRIRRH
- a CDS encoding GIY-YIG nuclease family protein, coding for MWKINTPPPLASKQNRTLYTGVTSNLKRCMYAHKNKAHTESFSTKYAVHLLIWYKSGEDIHTVIELKKKIKTRSRAWKIALIEKNNPDWKDLSLDCMDSATTVAVRPSRRMTVAGDGGNV
- a CDS encoding type II toxin-antitoxin system HicA family toxin, whose amino-acid sequence is MRDRLRRGTKKENNGGYGVDLFSLVGAITTMNSRQLIKQLEADGWILVRVKRSHHQFKHPVKPGLVTVKHPNSDIPAGTLNNIRKQAGWK
- a CDS encoding type II toxin-antitoxin system HicB family antitoxin codes for the protein MRFPVVLHTDDGIHFGVTVPDLPGCFSGGDTFDEALDSVLEAIDLHLEGVVEEGGEIPVPRPIADHQSNPDFANGVWAVVDVNVSRFEGKAEKINITLPRRLLAKIDSYAQAHGKTRSGFLADAARSAMR